The following coding sequences are from one Nicotiana tomentosiformis chromosome 3, ASM39032v3, whole genome shotgun sequence window:
- the LOC104091860 gene encoding protein MODIFIER OF SNC1 1 isoform X1: protein MTSSMLAGEKRWASTRRGGMTVLGKVAVPKPLNLPSQRLENHGLDPNVEIVPKGTLSWGSRTSSSTSNPWGCSTLSPNADCGTSSPSHLRSRPSSGGSGTRPSTAGSDRTQEPITSAWGTNSRPSSASGPLSSNKAPSTLARPRSAETRPGSSQLSRFADPVSEHPVAWGATATAERLGVLFSKNEGFSLSSGDFPTLGSDRDVSGKTTESQDRDSCSRPSSASGKVAQPLEKTTASHSDVKGETFEAWKRDGQSAEDGPQHGMEKWQGDPHHYLGPNVPPHHFDAWHGPPMNAPAGFWYRGPPGGPPYGAPVPPGGFPIEPFPYFRPPIPPPAIANTQPVPPPGPRSRGHHPRGGDMYRPQITDAYIRPNMPFRPGFYSGPVAFEGYYGPPMGYSNSNEREIPLMGMPPGPPVYNRYSGPNTPDPTITHARIGSHGANAKALPEGVESAHPDDAKGPYKVLLKHDAREEGETWEHSAPSNGPYPDRSFQRSLQKHERGGEHEREKELYSRRTTGSGNCYPRSYDDRGCDSSDNTKANSFEGINTMKVADGSWTKKPGYVESSGGAPPSSSEGINTMKVADGSWTKKPGYVESSGGAPPSSSAPERGSTPAVTSRDSSLMQKIEGLNAKVRASDGCYEAPYVSSEEDINKSELNPKVTNSINEVKGALVSFERTHTGTTGNKGGQLTATMSRRPNRGVQTKNDNLGKARSDSHDDGWRKRPIAAESSAVASATCLEPASNVHACEPGPQVEAAEQALTDIILSGEKESLSELHDSADNQAQRAKMKELARQRALQLQKEEEERSKQQKAKALAKLEELNRRMQAGDALSLKAIKDSSPDVMKQDLEGSSPPEPVVPSVRLQARNAALAAQCDVIDTSNHILDKGSEHTNPPIMLEFGTSIMVQSEIAIPQPQALLSKQDANRVATTHGKVACQSSDGGVVKHKRTSHKQRPNMTPKNMNEKSVLVSVTEVSKGHNDVNINDVPSTEADEVGVSAESNIVNNAKVAIESSAQQRRKGNRTNKNKQKLDTALPSPATPLPVQNDSNPAKVSMQQEKLNSSQLVLDVSSVQAASGDSVVQPSDQSSPLPTEEGHSRVINQWKPQHPRRSQRNQHPNVHTDKFHGGDTVVWAPVRSQSKTEDAAEASQKTASDSVGPLKSDNVVQSNSKSKRAEMERYVPKPVAKELAQHASSQPPLLLSGSSPGSDETTGRADSMPENLPTSSVIESFSIESRIGDGKHNNNRQGKAHGVWRQRGSADLALDTSKNTYKSLDHTSKNTYKPLDHIRSLKPDGDSAKSESKCSSEFDVSDGWNMPGDFEGPRTTIPVVKDEGTTGKGKRYPSKGHRSTGNSGHQYKNSSGETQQNHTLSGASDINQMDKSAAAKENLGMANRTPPHWQPKSHMLAVNNQQAGVSTRAQNVTMEGGRADKRDYHQDKVNVPLHGVKGSSDKGMGQSDQLASEDKIVSEVPNVGNLDPRRERKPSSFRGRPYSPNQGPVVKAELPPAESAEAMQERSNSGLRRNVNQNNLPARMHESCGDMFSGRDNRQHSTSSGRERRRNNMHYEYQPVGQYSDSKSSNFEGPADGSHNVGQRYRERGQGQSKRGGGNFHSRQGGSGRINANYD from the exons ATGACTTCAAGTATGTTGGCAGGGGAGAAAAG GTGGGCTTCTACAAGAAGAGGTGGCATGACTGTTCTTGGAAAAGTGGCTGTCCCAAAACCATTGAACTTGCCCAGTCAGCG GTTAGAGAATCACGGTTTGGACCCAAATGTTGAAATTGTTCCCAA GGGTACATTGAGCTGGGGTAGCCGTACATCTTCCTCTACGTCAAACCCGTGGGGTTGCTCAACGCTCTCTCCAAATGCTGATTGTGGAACGAGCTCACCAAGTCATCTTAGATCCCGCCCTTCATCTGGTGGGAGTGGCACTCGACCTTCAACTGCTGGTAGTGATAGAACACAAGAACCTATTACCAGTGCATGGGGTACCAATTCTAGGCCTTCGTCAGCTTCCGGGCCATTATCATCAAACAAAGCACCATCAACGTTGGCGCGTCCACGCAGTGCAGAGACAAGGCCTGGCAGCTCACAACTTTCACGTTTTGCTGACCCTGTTTCTGAACATCCAGTAGCATGGGGAGCAACAGCTACCGCAGAGCGTTTG GGAGTGCTGTTTTCTAAGAATGAAGGATTTTCTCTGAGTTCTGGGGATTTTCCTACTCTTGGATCGGATAGAGATGTATCTGGGAAGACTACTGAATCACAAG ATCGTGATTCTTGTAGCCGTCCTAGCTCTGCTTCTGGCAAAGTAGCACAGCCCCTAGAGAAGACAACTGCATCTCATTCAG ATGTGAAGGGTGAGACATTCGAGGCATGGAAAAGAGATGGTCAAAGTGCTGAGGATGGTCCTCAGCATGGCATGGAGAAATGGCAAGGGGATCCCCATCACTATCTTGGTCCTAATGTTCCACCCCATCATTTTGATGCATGGCATGGGCCTCCTATGAATGCTCCTGCTGGATTCTGGTATAGAGGACCACCTGGGGGGCCACCTTATGGAGCTCCAGTTCCTCCCGGTGGTTTCCCAATTGAACCATTCCCCTACTTTCGACCCCCGATTCCACCTCCTGCTATTGCAAATACACAGCCAGTTCCTCCTCCGGGGCCTAGATCCAGAGGGCACCATCCCAGAGGTGGAGATATGTATAGACCCCAGATTACCGATGCTTATATTCGTCCAAATATGCCATTTAGACCTGGTTTTTACTCTGGTCCAGTGGCCTTTGAGGGTTATTATGGACCGCCAATGGGTTATAGCAATTCCAATGAGCGGGAAATTCCTCTCATGGGCATGCCTCCTGGTCCCCCAGTTTATAATAGATATTCAGGCCCAAACACTCCTGATCCAACTATTACTCATGCCAGAATTGGCAGCCATGGTGCTAATGCCAAAGCATTGCCAGAGGGAGTAGAGTCTGCTCATCCCGATGATGCTAAAGGACCATATAAAGTTCTTTTAAAGCATGATGCAAGAGAGGAAGGAGAGACGTGGGAACATTCTGCGCCCTCTAATGGCCCATATCCTGATAGAAGCTTTCAGAGATCATTGCAGAAGCATGAGCGGGGAGGTGAGCATGAGAGGGAGAAGGAATTGTATTCAAGGAGAACTACCGGGAGTGGGAACTGTTATCCGCGTAGTTATGATGATAGAGGATGTGATTCTTCAGATAACACCAAAGCGAACTCATTTGAAGGTATAAATACTATGAAGGTTGCTGATGGCAGTTGGACAAAGAAACCAGGTTATGTGGAATCCTCTGGTGGAGCGCCTCCGTCTTCCTCAGAAGGTATAAATACTATGAAGGTTGCTGATGGCAGTTGGACAAAGAAACCAGGTTATGTGGAATCCTCTGGTGGAGCGCCTCCGTCTTCCTCAGCTCCTGAAAGGGGTTCAACTCCTGCAGTGACTTCCAGAGACTCATCCTTGATGCAGAAGATTGAAGGTCTAAATGCAAAAGTCCGAGCATCTGATGGATGTTATGAAGCGCCTTATGTTTCTTCCGAAGAGGATATCAATAAGTCAGAACTAAATCCGAAGGTTACCAATTCAATAAATGAAGTTAAAGGTGCTCTTGTGTCATTCGAAAGAACTCATACTGGAACCACTGGGAACAAGGGAGGCCAGTTAACAGCTACCATGTCAAG GAGACCAAATCGAGGTGTGCAAACCAAAAATGATAATCTTGGTAAAGCCCGATCTGATAGTCATGATGATGGTTGGAGAAAAAGGCCCATTGCTGCTGAATCATCTGCTGTGGCTTCTGCAACATGCTTAGAACCTGCTTCTAATGTTCATGCATGTGAGCCAGGTCCTCAAGTTGAGGCTGCTGAGCAAGCTTTAACTGATATAATTTTGAGTGGTGAGAAAGAATCCTTGTCAGAATTGCATGATTCAGCAGATAACCAAGCGCAG CGTGCAAAGATGAAAGAGTTAGCCAGGCAGCGTGCCTTACAGCTACAGAAAGAAGAGGAAGAACGAAGTAAACAACAGAAAGCCAAAGCTCTTGCTAAATTGGAGGAATTGAATCGCCGTATGCAGGCAGGTGATGCTTTGTCTCTGAAGGCTATAAAGGATTCGTCCCCTGATGTTATGAAGCAAGATCTGGAAGGCTCCTCACCCCCTGAACCAGTGGTGCCTAGTGTCAGACTTCAAGCCCGCAATGCAGCTTTAGCAGCACAGTGTGATGTAATTGATACTAGCAACCACATTCTAGACAAAGGCAGTGAGCATACTAATCCACCTATTATGTTAGAATTCGGCACTTCTATTATGGTCCAGTCAGAAATAGCCATCCCACAACCCCAAGCTTTGCTATCTAAGCAGGATGCCAATAGGGTTGCTACCACTCATGGAAAAGTTGCTTGTCAGTCAAGTGATGGGGGTGTTGTCAAGCATAAGCGTACTAGCCACAagcaaaggccaaatatgacaccGAAGAATATGAATGAAAAATCAGTTCTGGTTAGCGTTACTGAAGTATCCAAGGGTCATAATGATGTAAATATTAATGATGTTCCATCAACTGAGGCTGATGAAGTTGGCGTAAGTGCTGAATCAAACATTGTTAATAATGCCAAGGTTGCCATCGAGTCTTCCGCGCAGCAGAGAAGGAAGGGTAATAGGACCAACAAGAACAAGCAGAAGCTTGATACTGCGCTGCCTAGCCCAGCTACTCCTTTACCAGTGCAAAATGATAGTAATCCTGCTAAAGTCTCTATGCAACAGGAGAAGTTGAATTCATCTCAGCTGGTTCTAGATGTGAGCTCAGTTCAGGCAGCAAGTGGTGATAGTGTTGTGCAGCCTTCTGATCAGAGTTCTCCTTTGCCTACGGAAGAAGGTCATAGTCGAGTAATTAACCAATGGAAACCTCAGCACCCTCGCAGGTCGCAGAGAAATCAGCACCCTAATGTGCACACTGATAAGTTTCATGGAGGTGATACGGTTGTGTGGGCACCTGTGCGGTCTCAGAGCAAAACTGAAGATGCTGCTGAAGCAAGTCAGAAAACTGCGTCTGATTCCGTTGGTCCTCTGAAGAGTGATAATGTGGTGCAGAGTAATTCAAAAAGCAAGAGGGCTGAAATGGAGAGATATGTTCCAAAACCGGTGGCCAAAGAGCTTGCACAGCATGCTAGTAGTCAACCGCCACTGTTGTTGTCAGGCAGTTCTCCCGGTTCAGATGAGACAACTGGAAGGGCAGACTCTATGCCTGAAAACCTACCTACTAGCTCTGTAATTGAGAGCTTTTCCATAGAGTCCAGGATTGGTGACGGCAAGCACAATAATAATAGGCAAGGGAAAGCACATGGAGTGTGGAGGCAAAGGGGTTCAGCAGACCTGGCATTGGACACCAGCAAGAACACTTATAAGTCTCTGGATCACACCAGCAAGAACACTTATAAGCCTCTGGATCACATTCGATCTTTGAAGCCTGATGGAGATTCTGCGAAATCTGAGTCGAAGTGTTCGAGTGAGTTCGATGTATCAGATGGTTGGAACATGCCAGGTGATTTTGAAGGTCCACGTACCACCATTCCTGTTGTAAAAGATGAGGGAACGACCGGTAAAGGAAAACGCTATCCTTCTAAGGGCCATAGAAGCACAGGAAATTCTGGACATCAATACAAAAACAGCAGTGGGGAAACTCAGCAAAATCACACTCTGTCAGGAGCTTCTGACATAAACCAGATGGACAAAAGCGCTGCAGCAAAGGAAAATCTTGGCATGGCTAATCGTACTCCACCACATTGGCAACCAAAGTCCCACATGCTTGCAGTTAATAATCAACAGGCAGGTGTGTCTACCAGAGCCCAAAATGTTACTATGGAAGGCGGTCGGGCTGATAAGAGGGATTATCATCAGGATAAAGTTAATGTTCCCCTACACGGTGTTAAGGGTAGCAGTGATAAAGGTATGGGTCAATCAGATCAATTAGCATCTGAAGATAAAATTGTTTCAGAGGTACCAAACGTTGGAAATCTCGATCCAAGAAGAGAGAGAAAGCCATCTTCATTTAGGGGACGCCCCTACTCCCCAAACCAAGGTCCGGTTGTCAAAGCTGAATTACCTCCTGCTGAAAGTGCTGAAGCTATGCAAGAGCGGAGCAACTCAGGTTTAAGAAGGAATGTAAACCAAAACAATCTTCCTGCCAGAATGCATGAATCTTGTGGAGATATGTTCTCGGGGAGAGATAATCGGCAGCACAGCACCTCTAGTGGTCGAGAAAGGCGGAGGAACAACATGCATTATGAGTACCAGCCAGTTGGGCAATACAGTGATAGCAAATCAAGTAATTTTGAAGGGCCAGCTGATGGTTCTCACAATGTTGGTCAGAGATACAGAGAGAGGGGTCAGGGTCAGTCAAAGCGTGGAGGTGGGAATTTCCATAGTAGGCAAGGTGGCTCTGGCCGAATAAATGCCAATTATGATTGA
- the LOC104091860 gene encoding protein MODIFIER OF SNC1 1 isoform X2, giving the protein MTSSMLAGEKRWASTRRGGMTVLGKVAVPKPLNLPSQRLENHGLDPNVEIVPKGTLSWGSRTSSSTSNPWGCSTLSPNADCGTSSPSHLRSRPSSGGSGTRPSTAGSDRTQEPITSAWGTNSRPSSASGPLSSNKAPSTLARPRSAETRPGSSQLSRFADPVSEHPVAWGATATAERLGVLFSKNEGFSLSSGDFPTLGSDRDVSGKTTESQDRDSCSRPSSASGKVAQPLEKTTASHSDVKGETFEAWKRDGQSAEDGPQHGMEKWQGDPHHYLGPNVPPHHFDAWHGPPMNAPAGFWYRGPPGGPPYGAPVPPGGFPIEPFPYFRPPIPPPAIANTQPVPPPGPRSRGHHPRGGDMYRPQITDAYIRPNMPFRPGFYSGPVAFEGYYGPPMGYSNSNEREIPLMGMPPGPPVYNRYSGPNTPDPTITHARIGSHGANAKALPEGVESAHPDDAKGPYKVLLKHDAREEGETWEHSAPSNGPYPDRSFQRSLQKHERGGEHEREKELYSRRTTGSGNCYPRSYDDRGCDSSDNTKANSFEGINTMKVADGSWTKKPGYVESSGGAPPSSSAPERGSTPAVTSRDSSLMQKIEGLNAKVRASDGCYEAPYVSSEEDINKSELNPKVTNSINEVKGALVSFERTHTGTTGNKGGQLTATMSRRPNRGVQTKNDNLGKARSDSHDDGWRKRPIAAESSAVASATCLEPASNVHACEPGPQVEAAEQALTDIILSGEKESLSELHDSADNQAQRAKMKELARQRALQLQKEEEERSKQQKAKALAKLEELNRRMQAGDALSLKAIKDSSPDVMKQDLEGSSPPEPVVPSVRLQARNAALAAQCDVIDTSNHILDKGSEHTNPPIMLEFGTSIMVQSEIAIPQPQALLSKQDANRVATTHGKVACQSSDGGVVKHKRTSHKQRPNMTPKNMNEKSVLVSVTEVSKGHNDVNINDVPSTEADEVGVSAESNIVNNAKVAIESSAQQRRKGNRTNKNKQKLDTALPSPATPLPVQNDSNPAKVSMQQEKLNSSQLVLDVSSVQAASGDSVVQPSDQSSPLPTEEGHSRVINQWKPQHPRRSQRNQHPNVHTDKFHGGDTVVWAPVRSQSKTEDAAEASQKTASDSVGPLKSDNVVQSNSKSKRAEMERYVPKPVAKELAQHASSQPPLLLSGSSPGSDETTGRADSMPENLPTSSVIESFSIESRIGDGKHNNNRQGKAHGVWRQRGSADLALDTSKNTYKSLDHTSKNTYKPLDHIRSLKPDGDSAKSESKCSSEFDVSDGWNMPGDFEGPRTTIPVVKDEGTTGKGKRYPSKGHRSTGNSGHQYKNSSGETQQNHTLSGASDINQMDKSAAAKENLGMANRTPPHWQPKSHMLAVNNQQAGVSTRAQNVTMEGGRADKRDYHQDKVNVPLHGVKGSSDKGMGQSDQLASEDKIVSEVPNVGNLDPRRERKPSSFRGRPYSPNQGPVVKAELPPAESAEAMQERSNSGLRRNVNQNNLPARMHESCGDMFSGRDNRQHSTSSGRERRRNNMHYEYQPVGQYSDSKSSNFEGPADGSHNVGQRYRERGQGQSKRGGGNFHSRQGGSGRINANYD; this is encoded by the exons ATGACTTCAAGTATGTTGGCAGGGGAGAAAAG GTGGGCTTCTACAAGAAGAGGTGGCATGACTGTTCTTGGAAAAGTGGCTGTCCCAAAACCATTGAACTTGCCCAGTCAGCG GTTAGAGAATCACGGTTTGGACCCAAATGTTGAAATTGTTCCCAA GGGTACATTGAGCTGGGGTAGCCGTACATCTTCCTCTACGTCAAACCCGTGGGGTTGCTCAACGCTCTCTCCAAATGCTGATTGTGGAACGAGCTCACCAAGTCATCTTAGATCCCGCCCTTCATCTGGTGGGAGTGGCACTCGACCTTCAACTGCTGGTAGTGATAGAACACAAGAACCTATTACCAGTGCATGGGGTACCAATTCTAGGCCTTCGTCAGCTTCCGGGCCATTATCATCAAACAAAGCACCATCAACGTTGGCGCGTCCACGCAGTGCAGAGACAAGGCCTGGCAGCTCACAACTTTCACGTTTTGCTGACCCTGTTTCTGAACATCCAGTAGCATGGGGAGCAACAGCTACCGCAGAGCGTTTG GGAGTGCTGTTTTCTAAGAATGAAGGATTTTCTCTGAGTTCTGGGGATTTTCCTACTCTTGGATCGGATAGAGATGTATCTGGGAAGACTACTGAATCACAAG ATCGTGATTCTTGTAGCCGTCCTAGCTCTGCTTCTGGCAAAGTAGCACAGCCCCTAGAGAAGACAACTGCATCTCATTCAG ATGTGAAGGGTGAGACATTCGAGGCATGGAAAAGAGATGGTCAAAGTGCTGAGGATGGTCCTCAGCATGGCATGGAGAAATGGCAAGGGGATCCCCATCACTATCTTGGTCCTAATGTTCCACCCCATCATTTTGATGCATGGCATGGGCCTCCTATGAATGCTCCTGCTGGATTCTGGTATAGAGGACCACCTGGGGGGCCACCTTATGGAGCTCCAGTTCCTCCCGGTGGTTTCCCAATTGAACCATTCCCCTACTTTCGACCCCCGATTCCACCTCCTGCTATTGCAAATACACAGCCAGTTCCTCCTCCGGGGCCTAGATCCAGAGGGCACCATCCCAGAGGTGGAGATATGTATAGACCCCAGATTACCGATGCTTATATTCGTCCAAATATGCCATTTAGACCTGGTTTTTACTCTGGTCCAGTGGCCTTTGAGGGTTATTATGGACCGCCAATGGGTTATAGCAATTCCAATGAGCGGGAAATTCCTCTCATGGGCATGCCTCCTGGTCCCCCAGTTTATAATAGATATTCAGGCCCAAACACTCCTGATCCAACTATTACTCATGCCAGAATTGGCAGCCATGGTGCTAATGCCAAAGCATTGCCAGAGGGAGTAGAGTCTGCTCATCCCGATGATGCTAAAGGACCATATAAAGTTCTTTTAAAGCATGATGCAAGAGAGGAAGGAGAGACGTGGGAACATTCTGCGCCCTCTAATGGCCCATATCCTGATAGAAGCTTTCAGAGATCATTGCAGAAGCATGAGCGGGGAGGTGAGCATGAGAGGGAGAAGGAATTGTATTCAAGGAGAACTACCGGGAGTGGGAACTGTTATCCGCGTAGTTATGATGATAGAGGATGTGATTCTTCAGATAACACCAAAGCGAACTCATTTGAAG GTATAAATACTATGAAGGTTGCTGATGGCAGTTGGACAAAGAAACCAGGTTATGTGGAATCCTCTGGTGGAGCGCCTCCGTCTTCCTCAGCTCCTGAAAGGGGTTCAACTCCTGCAGTGACTTCCAGAGACTCATCCTTGATGCAGAAGATTGAAGGTCTAAATGCAAAAGTCCGAGCATCTGATGGATGTTATGAAGCGCCTTATGTTTCTTCCGAAGAGGATATCAATAAGTCAGAACTAAATCCGAAGGTTACCAATTCAATAAATGAAGTTAAAGGTGCTCTTGTGTCATTCGAAAGAACTCATACTGGAACCACTGGGAACAAGGGAGGCCAGTTAACAGCTACCATGTCAAG GAGACCAAATCGAGGTGTGCAAACCAAAAATGATAATCTTGGTAAAGCCCGATCTGATAGTCATGATGATGGTTGGAGAAAAAGGCCCATTGCTGCTGAATCATCTGCTGTGGCTTCTGCAACATGCTTAGAACCTGCTTCTAATGTTCATGCATGTGAGCCAGGTCCTCAAGTTGAGGCTGCTGAGCAAGCTTTAACTGATATAATTTTGAGTGGTGAGAAAGAATCCTTGTCAGAATTGCATGATTCAGCAGATAACCAAGCGCAG CGTGCAAAGATGAAAGAGTTAGCCAGGCAGCGTGCCTTACAGCTACAGAAAGAAGAGGAAGAACGAAGTAAACAACAGAAAGCCAAAGCTCTTGCTAAATTGGAGGAATTGAATCGCCGTATGCAGGCAGGTGATGCTTTGTCTCTGAAGGCTATAAAGGATTCGTCCCCTGATGTTATGAAGCAAGATCTGGAAGGCTCCTCACCCCCTGAACCAGTGGTGCCTAGTGTCAGACTTCAAGCCCGCAATGCAGCTTTAGCAGCACAGTGTGATGTAATTGATACTAGCAACCACATTCTAGACAAAGGCAGTGAGCATACTAATCCACCTATTATGTTAGAATTCGGCACTTCTATTATGGTCCAGTCAGAAATAGCCATCCCACAACCCCAAGCTTTGCTATCTAAGCAGGATGCCAATAGGGTTGCTACCACTCATGGAAAAGTTGCTTGTCAGTCAAGTGATGGGGGTGTTGTCAAGCATAAGCGTACTAGCCACAagcaaaggccaaatatgacaccGAAGAATATGAATGAAAAATCAGTTCTGGTTAGCGTTACTGAAGTATCCAAGGGTCATAATGATGTAAATATTAATGATGTTCCATCAACTGAGGCTGATGAAGTTGGCGTAAGTGCTGAATCAAACATTGTTAATAATGCCAAGGTTGCCATCGAGTCTTCCGCGCAGCAGAGAAGGAAGGGTAATAGGACCAACAAGAACAAGCAGAAGCTTGATACTGCGCTGCCTAGCCCAGCTACTCCTTTACCAGTGCAAAATGATAGTAATCCTGCTAAAGTCTCTATGCAACAGGAGAAGTTGAATTCATCTCAGCTGGTTCTAGATGTGAGCTCAGTTCAGGCAGCAAGTGGTGATAGTGTTGTGCAGCCTTCTGATCAGAGTTCTCCTTTGCCTACGGAAGAAGGTCATAGTCGAGTAATTAACCAATGGAAACCTCAGCACCCTCGCAGGTCGCAGAGAAATCAGCACCCTAATGTGCACACTGATAAGTTTCATGGAGGTGATACGGTTGTGTGGGCACCTGTGCGGTCTCAGAGCAAAACTGAAGATGCTGCTGAAGCAAGTCAGAAAACTGCGTCTGATTCCGTTGGTCCTCTGAAGAGTGATAATGTGGTGCAGAGTAATTCAAAAAGCAAGAGGGCTGAAATGGAGAGATATGTTCCAAAACCGGTGGCCAAAGAGCTTGCACAGCATGCTAGTAGTCAACCGCCACTGTTGTTGTCAGGCAGTTCTCCCGGTTCAGATGAGACAACTGGAAGGGCAGACTCTATGCCTGAAAACCTACCTACTAGCTCTGTAATTGAGAGCTTTTCCATAGAGTCCAGGATTGGTGACGGCAAGCACAATAATAATAGGCAAGGGAAAGCACATGGAGTGTGGAGGCAAAGGGGTTCAGCAGACCTGGCATTGGACACCAGCAAGAACACTTATAAGTCTCTGGATCACACCAGCAAGAACACTTATAAGCCTCTGGATCACATTCGATCTTTGAAGCCTGATGGAGATTCTGCGAAATCTGAGTCGAAGTGTTCGAGTGAGTTCGATGTATCAGATGGTTGGAACATGCCAGGTGATTTTGAAGGTCCACGTACCACCATTCCTGTTGTAAAAGATGAGGGAACGACCGGTAAAGGAAAACGCTATCCTTCTAAGGGCCATAGAAGCACAGGAAATTCTGGACATCAATACAAAAACAGCAGTGGGGAAACTCAGCAAAATCACACTCTGTCAGGAGCTTCTGACATAAACCAGATGGACAAAAGCGCTGCAGCAAAGGAAAATCTTGGCATGGCTAATCGTACTCCACCACATTGGCAACCAAAGTCCCACATGCTTGCAGTTAATAATCAACAGGCAGGTGTGTCTACCAGAGCCCAAAATGTTACTATGGAAGGCGGTCGGGCTGATAAGAGGGATTATCATCAGGATAAAGTTAATGTTCCCCTACACGGTGTTAAGGGTAGCAGTGATAAAGGTATGGGTCAATCAGATCAATTAGCATCTGAAGATAAAATTGTTTCAGAGGTACCAAACGTTGGAAATCTCGATCCAAGAAGAGAGAGAAAGCCATCTTCATTTAGGGGACGCCCCTACTCCCCAAACCAAGGTCCGGTTGTCAAAGCTGAATTACCTCCTGCTGAAAGTGCTGAAGCTATGCAAGAGCGGAGCAACTCAGGTTTAAGAAGGAATGTAAACCAAAACAATCTTCCTGCCAGAATGCATGAATCTTGTGGAGATATGTTCTCGGGGAGAGATAATCGGCAGCACAGCACCTCTAGTGGTCGAGAAAGGCGGAGGAACAACATGCATTATGAGTACCAGCCAGTTGGGCAATACAGTGATAGCAAATCAAGTAATTTTGAAGGGCCAGCTGATGGTTCTCACAATGTTGGTCAGAGATACAGAGAGAGGGGTCAGGGTCAGTCAAAGCGTGGAGGTGGGAATTTCCATAGTAGGCAAGGTGGCTCTGGCCGAATAAATGCCAATTATGATTGA
- the LOC104091859 gene encoding uncharacterized protein encodes MALAIHHLQGSYRTCPLSSSSWTTGNKLRHSVTKIHTVSQKDNFISLKCKSCLRIGAPFILKPNGKSLKISAFKSNSQNESGGRVGGSKSLKNSVKLSYVPQESEETSVESPRAQNAPISYSAEADETTSYSAIQNIFKSWLTLLRTPSPNQVTDETVEEPYTTETSETQKLVQEKERGQVLRAVWRYFLSLDATIKIPVLAFVPLYLAVTLIYGVEVSKELTPLWTLGPLIVALYVKMLRGICALYVFSFKQTVKVVKNLPTYSLLTYDYVARGKFKEDIRARLLQPLVDIKNLDYKEVAKRKAKDLEVYLVEKYLDYVESIWPYYCRTIRFLKRANLI; translated from the exons ATGGCATTGGCAATCCATCATTTGCAG GGTTCTTATAGAACATGTCCTTTGAGTTCTTCTTCGTGGACTACGGGGAACAAATTGAGACATTCGGTAACAAAGATTCACACTGTTAGCCAGAAAGATAACTTCATCTCGCTGAAGTGCAAATCCTGTTTGAG AATAGGGGCTCCATTCATCCTTAAACCAAATGGAAAATCCTTGAAGATCTCAGCTTTCAAGAGCAACAGCCAAAATGAGTCTGGAGGCAGAGTGGGTGGGTCAAAATCCCTGAAGAATTCAGTAAAACTTTCTTATGTGCCACAAGAGAGTGAAGAAACCTCTGTAGAATCACCAAGGGCACAGAACGCTCCCATTTCTTACTCTGCGGAAGCAGACGAGACTACAAGTTATTCTGCCAtacaaaatatatttaaaagctGGTTAACATTGTTGCGTACACCTTCACCAAACCAAGTTACAGATGAAACTGTGGAAGAGCCATATACCACTGAAACGTCAGAAACACAAAAGCTGGTACAAGAGAAAGAAAGAGGTCAAGTCCTAAGGGCGGTCTGGCGCTACTTTCTGAGTCTGGACGCAACAATAAAGATACCTGTATTAGCATT TGTCCCCCTGTATCTTGCTGTTACCCTAATATATGGAGTTGAAGTATCTAAGGAGTTGACCCCTCTCTGGACTCTTGGTCCTTTGATTGTTGCTTTGTATGTTAAGATGCTCCGGGGAATATGTGCACTCTATGTATTCAGCTTTAAGCAGACGGTTAAAGTGGTCAAGAACTTGCCTACGTATTCCCTATTAACTTATGACTACGTTGCTCGTGGGAAGTTCAAAGAAGATATTAGAGCACGCTTGCTGCAACCGTTGGTAGATATAAAGAATTTGGACTACAAAGAGGTAGCGAAAAGAAAGGCGAAGGATTTAGAAGTGTACTTGGTGGAGAAGTACCTGGACTATGTTGAATCTATATGGCCCTATTACTGCAGAACTATCAGGTTTCTGAAGAGGGCGAATCTAATCTAG